From the genome of Streptomyces sp. NBC_01341, one region includes:
- a CDS encoding response regulator transcription factor, with the protein MTTTSPQGRTELLRPDRTPVRVLVVDDEAPLAELLSMALRYEGWEVRSAGDGEGAVRTARDFRPDAVVLDVMLPDMDGLAVLGRLRRELSDVPVLFLTARDAVEDRIAGLTAGGDDYVTKPFSLEEVVARLRGLIRRSGTASVRSESTLVVGDLMLDEDSHEVSRGDDFVHLTATEFELLRFLMRNPRRVLSKAQILDRVWNYDFGGQANVVELYISYLRKKIDAGRSPMIHTRRGAGYLIKPGE; encoded by the coding sequence ATGACGACGACCTCGCCCCAGGGGCGTACCGAACTGCTCAGGCCGGACCGCACCCCTGTCCGCGTGCTGGTGGTGGACGACGAGGCGCCGCTGGCCGAGCTGCTCTCCATGGCGCTGCGCTACGAGGGGTGGGAGGTGCGCAGCGCGGGCGACGGTGAGGGTGCCGTCCGGACCGCGCGTGACTTCCGGCCGGACGCGGTGGTCCTCGACGTGATGCTCCCCGACATGGACGGGCTCGCCGTGCTCGGGCGGTTGCGGCGCGAACTGTCGGACGTCCCGGTGCTGTTCCTCACGGCGCGGGACGCGGTGGAGGACCGGATCGCGGGGCTCACGGCGGGCGGGGACGACTACGTCACCAAGCCGTTCAGCCTGGAGGAGGTCGTCGCGCGGCTGCGGGGGCTGATCCGCCGCTCCGGTACCGCTTCCGTCCGCAGCGAGTCGACGCTCGTCGTCGGTGACCTGATGCTGGACGAGGACAGCCACGAGGTGAGCCGGGGTGACGACTTCGTCCACCTGACGGCGACGGAGTTCGAGCTGCTGCGCTTCCTGATGCGCAATCCGCGCCGCGTGCTGAGCAAGGCCCAGATCCTCGACCGGGTCTGGAACTACGACTTCGGCGGCCAGGCGAACGTCGTCGAGCTCTACATCTCCTACCTGCGCAAGAAGATCGACGCCGGGAGGTCGCCGATGATCCACACCCGGCGCGGGGCGGGGTATCTGATCAAGCCGGGCGAATAG
- a CDS encoding HAMP domain-containing sensor histidine kinase: protein MSRRKRSGGRPWTLRTRLVVYAVTLIAVVAAVIGSVTAIAFHSYMYGKLDGQLRDLSMIAEARPPGSGMITPGVPREREPLDFVGRGGGQPFNTFGAVVADGSVILSKVVKKSGSPGAQQVTEALTDAQVKVLDAAGVTPGGGPRDVDLPGLGGYRVQVVPHGGSTSVLVGIPTAEVDKAVATLILVEVCVTGAGLIAAGIAGAAMVGVALRPLRRVVATATRVSELPLHSGEVALFERVPEAEADPRTEVGQVGAALNRMLGHVGLALDARQKSETRVRQFVADASHELRTPLASIRGYAELTRRGRESTGPDTRHALGRIESEAERMTGMVEDLLLLARIDAGRPLSYESTDLTPLVVDAVSDARVADRTSGGDPGGSHRWRLELPEVPATVSADATRIQQVLVNLLANARTHTPPGTTVTVRVSQAHGNVPWVTLEVRDDGPGIPPELRPRVFERFARGDASRSRHAGSTGLGLAIVQAVVTAHGGRVEVRSVPGDTVFAVHLPADAVPGDGRGPEGRSACPTPVHGAGGHGSADPAGGSVADPTARGNGVRDVAVEHSQPGHRLSTRM from the coding sequence GTGAGCAGGAGGAAGAGGTCCGGCGGGCGCCCGTGGACGCTGCGGACCCGGCTCGTCGTGTACGCGGTGACGCTCATCGCGGTCGTCGCGGCCGTGATCGGCTCGGTCACCGCCATCGCCTTCCACAGCTACATGTACGGCAAGCTCGACGGCCAGCTGCGCGACCTCTCCATGATCGCCGAGGCGCGCCCGCCGGGCAGCGGCATGATCACGCCGGGCGTCCCGCGGGAGAGGGAGCCGCTGGACTTCGTCGGCAGGGGCGGGGGCCAGCCGTTCAACACGTTCGGGGCCGTGGTCGCCGACGGTTCCGTCATCCTGTCGAAGGTGGTGAAGAAAAGCGGCAGCCCGGGTGCCCAGCAGGTCACCGAGGCGCTGACCGACGCCCAGGTGAAGGTCCTGGACGCCGCCGGGGTGACTCCGGGCGGCGGGCCGCGCGACGTCGATCTCCCGGGGCTCGGTGGCTACCGCGTGCAGGTCGTGCCGCACGGCGGCTCCACGTCCGTCCTGGTCGGCATTCCGACGGCCGAGGTGGACAAGGCAGTCGCCACCCTGATCCTGGTCGAGGTCTGTGTCACCGGCGCCGGGCTCATCGCCGCCGGGATCGCCGGCGCGGCCATGGTCGGTGTGGCCCTGCGCCCTCTGCGCCGGGTCGTGGCCACCGCCACGCGGGTGTCCGAGCTTCCCCTGCACAGCGGCGAGGTGGCCCTCTTCGAGCGGGTTCCGGAGGCGGAGGCCGATCCGCGTACCGAGGTGGGGCAGGTCGGCGCGGCCCTCAACAGGATGCTGGGGCATGTGGGCCTGGCCCTGGACGCCCGGCAGAAGAGCGAGACGCGGGTCAGGCAGTTCGTCGCGGACGCGAGTCACGAGCTGCGCACCCCGCTCGCCTCGATCCGCGGTTACGCCGAACTGACCCGGCGCGGACGGGAGAGCACCGGCCCCGACACCCGGCACGCCCTGGGGCGCATCGAGTCCGAGGCGGAGCGGATGACGGGCATGGTCGAGGACCTGCTGCTGCTGGCCCGGATCGATGCCGGACGGCCGCTCTCGTACGAGAGCACCGATCTCACGCCCCTGGTCGTCGACGCGGTCAGCGACGCACGCGTCGCGGACCGCACGTCCGGCGGAGATCCGGGGGGCTCCCACCGGTGGCGTCTGGAACTGCCCGAGGTGCCCGCGACGGTGTCGGCGGACGCGACGAGGATCCAGCAGGTCCTGGTCAACCTGCTGGCCAACGCCCGTACGCACACACCGCCCGGGACGACCGTCACGGTGCGGGTGAGCCAGGCGCACGGAAACGTGCCCTGGGTGACCCTGGAGGTCCGGGACGACGGCCCGGGCATCCCGCCCGAGCTGCGGCCGCGCGTCTTCGAACGGTTCGCGCGCGGCGACGCCTCGCGCTCCCGGCACGCCGGCTCGACGGGACTCGGCCTGGCCATCGTGCAGGCCGTCGTCACCGCCCACGGCGGCCGGGTCGAGGTCCGGTCGGTGCCGGGTGACACGGTCTTCGCCGTCCACCTGCCGGCGGACGCGGTGCCCGGGGACGGGCGCGGACCCGAAGGCCGGAGCGCCTGCCCCACCCCGGTGCACGGCGCCGGTGGGCACGGCTCCGCGGATCCGGCGGGCGGCTCCGTCGCGGACCCGACGGCCCGCGGAAACGGCGTCCGCGACGTGGCCGTGGAGCACTCACAGCCCGGCCACAGGCTCAGCACACGGATGTGA
- a CDS encoding amidohydrolase family protein — protein MSGDGRDREREDVLRFRQRLGLPGIIDVHTHFMPDRVLRKVWAYFDSAGPLTGLEWPITYRHDEDERLALLRSFGVLRFTSMLYPHKPGMAAWLNGWAAGFAAEVPDCLHTATFFPEEGVETYVREAVGAGARVFKSHLQVGAYDPNDPLLEPVWGLLAEAGVPVVMHCGSGPAPGAYTGPGPVSRLLSRHPRLRLVVAHMGMPEYTDFLDLAAEYCEVRLDTTMAFTDFTEDFTPFPAGELGRLADLGDRILLGTDFPNIPYPYVHQLHALERLGLGADWLRAVCHGNADALFG, from the coding sequence ATGAGCGGCGACGGACGTGACCGTGAACGCGAGGACGTGCTGCGCTTCCGGCAGCGGCTCGGGCTGCCCGGGATCATCGACGTCCACACGCACTTCATGCCGGATCGGGTGCTCCGCAAGGTCTGGGCGTACTTCGACTCGGCCGGCCCGCTGACCGGGCTGGAGTGGCCGATCACCTACCGGCACGACGAGGACGAACGGCTCGCCCTGCTGCGCTCGTTCGGTGTGCTCCGGTTCACCTCGATGCTCTACCCGCACAAGCCGGGGATGGCGGCCTGGCTGAACGGCTGGGCGGCCGGTTTCGCCGCCGAGGTGCCCGACTGCCTGCACACCGCGACGTTCTTCCCCGAGGAGGGCGTGGAGACCTATGTGCGGGAAGCGGTCGGGGCGGGGGCGCGCGTCTTCAAGTCGCACCTCCAGGTCGGTGCGTACGACCCGAACGACCCGCTGCTGGAACCCGTCTGGGGGCTGCTGGCTGAAGCGGGCGTGCCGGTGGTGATGCACTGCGGCTCCGGGCCGGCGCCGGGTGCGTACACCGGGCCCGGGCCCGTCTCCCGGCTGCTCTCCCGCCACCCCCGGCTGCGGCTCGTCGTGGCGCACATGGGCATGCCGGAGTACACGGACTTCCTGGACCTGGCTGCGGAGTATTGCGAGGTGCGGCTCGACACGACGATGGCGTTCACGGACTTCACCGAGGACTTCACCCCCTTCCCGGCGGGCGAACTCGGGCGGCTCGCGGACCTGGGGGACCGGATCCTGCTCGGTACGGACTTCCCGAACATCCCGTATCCCTACGTCCACCAGCTGCACGCGCTGGAGCGCCTCGGGCTGGGCGCCGACTGGCTGCGGGCGGTCTGTCACGGGAACGCGGACGCGTTGTTCGGGTGA
- a CDS encoding DUF2797 domain-containing protein yields MSGWRCTGLSWPGDVPVLGWARRGGAGRGRTSALAYGTELGFRADGERHCVGARGNACPVSAVVPVRSTGARCAECARLDRAHSVAADTIADDPRTYRVYLAWFGPGMVKVGITGEARGAARLREQGAVVFSWLGRGPLMAARRTEELLRSALGVPDRIPYARKRAIRCGLPGAAERAAEIEGLYGLAAALEGAGWPEALERLPFEAVDHAGVFGLAGAGPAARVVTGLADGGVVAGRLVAAAGPDLHLRTVDGDIVVLDTRLITGWDLVAADARAGVSAPAVSVGGGGVQGGLF; encoded by the coding sequence ATGAGTGGCTGGCGGTGCACCGGTCTGAGCTGGCCCGGAGACGTGCCGGTGCTCGGCTGGGCGCGGAGGGGCGGAGCCGGGCGGGGGCGGACGAGTGCCCTGGCGTACGGGACGGAGCTGGGGTTCCGGGCCGACGGCGAGCGTCACTGCGTGGGGGCGCGTGGGAACGCCTGCCCGGTGTCGGCCGTCGTGCCGGTACGGAGCACGGGTGCGCGGTGCGCGGAGTGCGCACGGCTGGACCGGGCGCACTCGGTGGCGGCCGACACGATCGCCGACGACCCCCGGACGTACCGCGTCTATCTGGCCTGGTTCGGGCCCGGCATGGTCAAGGTCGGGATCACCGGGGAGGCGCGGGGGGCGGCCAGGCTGCGTGAGCAGGGGGCCGTGGTCTTCAGCTGGCTGGGGCGCGGGCCGCTGATGGCAGCCCGGCGGACGGAGGAGCTGCTGCGTTCCGCGCTCGGTGTGCCCGACCGGATCCCGTACGCGCGCAAACGGGCGATCCGGTGCGGTCTGCCGGGTGCGGCCGAGCGTGCCGCGGAGATCGAGGGACTGTACGGGCTGGCCGCCGCGCTGGAGGGGGCGGGCTGGCCGGAGGCCCTGGAGCGGCTGCCGTTCGAGGCGGTCGACCACGCCGGGGTGTTCGGGCTGGCCGGTGCCGGGCCGGCGGCGCGGGTGGTGACCGGGCTGGCGGACGGGGGCGTGGTGGCCGGGCGGCTGGTCGCGGCGGCGGGCCCCGATCTGCATCTGAGGACGGTGGACGGGGACATCGTCGTGCTGGACACCCGGCTCATCACCGGCTGGGACCTGGTGGCCGCCGACGCCCGGGCGGGGGTGAGCGCACCGGCCGTGTCCGTAGGGGGCGGTGGTGTGCAGGGCGGCCTGTTCTGA